One window from the genome of Streptomyces sp. NBC_00708 encodes:
- a CDS encoding GNAT family N-acetyltransferase gives MSDTRYPAEGPRTAIRPFTLGDADEFTTRARESGTLHRPWLFPPTTPDTYAAYAGALIDDPTRAGFLVCERGPADGPGDGAIAGFITINNIVAGAFRCGALGYGVFAHAAGRGLMSEGLALVLDHAFGPLRLHRLEANIQPDNEGSIALVRRAGFRLEGYSPDFLHIDGAWRDHERWAITAEMR, from the coding sequence ATGTCCGACACCCGCTATCCGGCCGAGGGGCCGCGCACCGCGATCCGCCCCTTCACCCTCGGCGACGCCGACGAGTTCACCACCCGGGCCCGGGAGAGCGGCACGCTGCACCGGCCCTGGCTGTTCCCGCCCACCACCCCCGACACGTACGCCGCCTACGCGGGCGCACTCATCGACGACCCGACGCGGGCGGGTTTCCTCGTGTGCGAGCGAGGCCCGGCGGACGGACCCGGCGACGGCGCGATCGCCGGGTTCATCACCATCAACAACATCGTCGCCGGTGCCTTCCGCTGCGGCGCGCTCGGCTACGGCGTCTTCGCCCACGCGGCCGGGCGCGGCCTCATGAGCGAGGGGCTCGCCCTAGTCCTGGACCACGCCTTCGGCCCGCTCCGGCTGCACCGTCTGGAGGCCAACATCCAGCCGGACAACGAGGGTTCGATCGCGCTCGTGCGCCGGGCGGGCTTCCGTCTCGAAGGCTATTCGCCGGACTTCCTCCACATCGACGGAGCGTGGCGGGACCACGAACGCTGGGCGATCACCGCCGAGATGCGCTGA
- a CDS encoding LapA family protein, with the protein MSPKDVSSSGKSGSGAFTPGRILVLVIAVLSVVFIAENTQDVKVRLIVPLVTAPLYVWLVVMFVAGMACGAYVFRRRPK; encoded by the coding sequence ATGAGCCCGAAGGACGTGTCGAGCAGCGGGAAGAGCGGCAGCGGGGCCTTCACCCCGGGCCGCATCCTGGTCCTCGTCATCGCGGTGCTCTCGGTCGTGTTCATCGCCGAGAACACCCAGGACGTCAAGGTCCGCCTCATCGTCCCGCTGGTCACTGCGCCGCTCTACGTGTGGCTGGTCGTGATGTTCGTGGCGGGCATGGCCTGCGGCGCGTACGTCTTCCGCAGGCGGCCCAAGTAG
- a CDS encoding prolyl oligopeptidase family serine peptidase, whose amino-acid sequence MPSTQSYGSWPSPIDAALAASHDGRPEYAGAVGDELWWTEPRPAEGGRRALVRRAADGTTTELPAPWNARSRVIEYGGQPWAGTARTRGGPLIVFVHFDDQRLYAYEPDGDRAPWPLTPVSSVGGGLRWADPRPHPGRGAAGEVWCVLEEFTGEAPTELRRVLAAVPLDGSAAEDRTAVRELTDERHRFVTAPEVSPDGRRAAWIGWDHPRMPWDGTEVLVAAIGDDGTFHDVRTLAGGPDESVPQIQWAPDGRLLLASDRSGWWNLYRLDPDSGATEELCPREEEFAGPLWKIGLAWFRPLENGLIATVHGKGTTTLGILDPETGDLVDVAGPWTEWAATLTVRGSQVIGVAASPHSAYEIVELDTATGHTRIIGAPHEDAVDPAYYPNPVVRTFTGPGGRAIHAQLYPPRNPGHTGPDGELPPYVVWAHGGPTGHAALVLDLEIAYFTSRGIGVAEVNYGGSAGYGRDYRNRLREQWGVVDVEDCAAVAGALAAEGTADPERLAIRGGSAGGWTSAASLTGTDVYACGTVIYPILDLAGWGTDETHDFESQYLESLVGPLAEVPERYRERSPVTRTDRLTVPFLLLQGEDDPICPPVQCERFLAAVEGRGIPHAYRTYPGEGHGFRRADTMIDAVESELSLYAQVFGFERSDVPPLELKK is encoded by the coding sequence ATGCCATCCACACAGTCCTACGGCAGCTGGCCCTCGCCCATCGACGCGGCCCTGGCCGCCTCCCACGACGGCCGCCCCGAGTACGCGGGCGCGGTCGGCGACGAACTGTGGTGGACCGAACCGCGCCCCGCCGAGGGCGGCCGGCGCGCCCTCGTCCGCCGGGCCGCCGACGGCACCACCACCGAACTGCCCGCACCCTGGAACGCCCGCAGCCGCGTCATCGAGTACGGCGGACAGCCCTGGGCCGGCACCGCACGCACGCGGGGCGGCCCGCTGATCGTCTTCGTCCACTTCGACGACCAGCGGCTGTACGCGTACGAACCCGACGGCGACCGTGCACCGTGGCCGCTCACCCCCGTCTCCTCCGTCGGCGGCGGACTGCGCTGGGCCGACCCGCGCCCGCACCCCGGCCGGGGTGCGGCGGGTGAGGTCTGGTGCGTCCTGGAGGAGTTCACCGGTGAGGCGCCCACCGAACTGCGCCGCGTCCTCGCCGCCGTACCGCTGGACGGATCGGCGGCCGAGGACCGCACCGCCGTACGTGAACTCACCGACGAGCGGCACCGGTTCGTCACCGCGCCCGAGGTCTCTCCCGACGGGCGCCGCGCCGCCTGGATCGGCTGGGACCACCCGCGCATGCCCTGGGACGGCACCGAGGTACTGGTCGCCGCGATCGGGGACGACGGCACCTTCCACGACGTCCGCACCCTCGCAGGAGGCCCGGACGAATCCGTACCGCAGATCCAGTGGGCCCCCGACGGGCGGCTGCTCCTCGCGAGCGACCGCAGCGGCTGGTGGAACCTGTACCGCCTGGACCCGGACAGCGGCGCCACCGAGGAACTCTGCCCCAGGGAGGAGGAGTTCGCCGGACCGCTGTGGAAGATCGGGCTCGCCTGGTTCCGGCCGCTGGAGAACGGGCTGATCGCCACCGTCCACGGCAAGGGCACCACCACCCTCGGCATCCTCGACCCGGAGACCGGCGACCTCGTCGACGTCGCCGGACCCTGGACCGAGTGGGCCGCCACACTCACCGTGCGCGGCAGCCAGGTCATCGGCGTCGCCGCGAGCCCGCACAGCGCGTACGAGATCGTGGAGCTGGACACCGCGACCGGACACACCCGGATCATCGGCGCCCCGCACGAGGACGCGGTCGACCCCGCGTACTACCCGAACCCCGTCGTCCGCACCTTCACGGGACCCGGCGGGCGCGCGATCCACGCCCAGCTCTACCCGCCGCGCAACCCCGGACACACCGGCCCCGACGGCGAGTTGCCCCCCTACGTGGTGTGGGCGCACGGCGGGCCCACCGGCCATGCCGCACTCGTCCTGGACCTGGAGATCGCCTACTTCACCTCACGCGGCATCGGCGTCGCCGAGGTCAACTACGGTGGCTCCGCCGGATACGGCCGCGACTACCGCAACCGGCTGCGCGAGCAGTGGGGCGTCGTCGACGTGGAGGACTGCGCCGCCGTCGCCGGGGCGCTCGCCGCCGAGGGCACCGCCGATCCCGAACGGCTGGCCATCCGGGGCGGCAGCGCCGGCGGCTGGACCAGCGCAGCGTCCCTGACCGGCACCGACGTCTACGCCTGCGGCACCGTCATCTACCCCATCCTCGACCTCGCCGGCTGGGGCACCGACGAGACCCACGACTTCGAGTCCCAGTACCTGGAGTCGCTGGTCGGCCCCCTCGCCGAGGTCCCCGAGCGCTACCGCGAACGCTCCCCGGTCACCCGCACCGACCGGCTCACCGTGCCGTTCCTGCTGCTCCAGGGCGAGGACGACCCCATCTGCCCGCCGGTGCAGTGCGAACGCTTCCTCGCGGCCGTCGAGGGGCGCGGAATCCCGCACGCCTACCGCACCTACCCGGGCGAGGGCCATGGCTTCCGCCGCGCCGACACCATGATCGACGCGGTCGAGTCCGAACTCTCCCTGTACGCCCAGGTGTTCGGCTTCGAACGGTCCGACGTGCCGCCGCTGGAGCTGAAGAAATGA
- a CDS encoding transketolase has product MTTEQATTLGPDSDLTEVFELAQQLRVDSVRASTSAGSGHPTSSLSAADLMAVLMTRHLRYDWNAPDHPAGDHLIFSKGHASPLLYAMFKAAGAISDEELMTTYRRFGHRLQGHPTPELPWVDVATGSLGQGIAYGVGIALAGRDLEKQPYRVWVLCGDSEMAEGSVWEALDKAGQHKLGNFTAIIDVNRLGQSGPTELQWDTDTYARRVEAFGCRALVIDGHDLTAIDRALKTAADGTAPTVIVAKTVKGRGVSEVADKEGWHGKPLPEDLAGRAVEELGGVRDLRVEGPRPPKAAPAPARTGATVELPRFEKGDEIATRVAFGKALVALGVRPDVVALDAEVGNSTHSEDFKKAYPDRFFQTYIAEQQMIAEAVGMAVRGFRPYATTFAAFLTRAHDFIRMAAVSDITMALCGTHSGVEIGADGPSQMGVEDLAMMRAVRGSTVLYPSDATSAAALTVAMADIDGISYLRTTRGAYPVLYGNEETFPVGGSKTLRHGDDDQVTLVGAGVTLHECLAAAGLLAERGVRARVIDLYSVKPLDAEALALAARETGALVVVEDHHPEGGIGEAVLSSLAESGSHPAFVHLAGSDLPGSGTTSELLDAAGISRTHIAEAAQRLVK; this is encoded by the coding sequence ATGACCACCGAACAGGCCACCACGCTCGGCCCCGACAGCGACCTCACCGAGGTCTTCGAGCTCGCCCAGCAGCTGCGGGTGGACTCGGTGCGCGCCAGTACCTCGGCCGGCTCCGGGCACCCCACCTCCAGCCTGTCCGCGGCCGATCTGATGGCCGTCCTCATGACCCGCCATCTGCGCTACGACTGGAACGCCCCCGACCATCCGGCCGGCGACCACCTCATCTTCTCCAAGGGCCACGCCTCCCCCCTCCTCTACGCCATGTTCAAGGCGGCCGGTGCCATCAGCGACGAGGAGCTGATGACCACGTACCGCCGCTTCGGGCACCGCCTTCAGGGCCACCCGACACCCGAGCTGCCCTGGGTGGACGTGGCCACCGGCTCACTGGGGCAGGGCATCGCCTACGGCGTCGGCATCGCGCTCGCCGGGCGGGACCTGGAGAAGCAGCCGTACCGGGTGTGGGTGCTGTGCGGCGACAGCGAGATGGCCGAGGGATCCGTGTGGGAGGCCCTGGACAAGGCCGGCCAGCACAAGCTGGGCAACTTCACCGCGATCATCGACGTCAACCGCCTCGGGCAGTCCGGCCCCACCGAGCTGCAGTGGGACACCGACACCTACGCGCGCCGCGTCGAGGCGTTCGGCTGCCGTGCCCTCGTCATCGACGGCCACGACCTGACCGCGATCGACCGCGCGCTGAAGACCGCCGCCGACGGCACCGCACCCACCGTGATCGTGGCGAAGACCGTCAAGGGGCGCGGGGTGAGCGAGGTCGCCGACAAGGAGGGCTGGCACGGCAAGCCGCTGCCCGAGGACCTGGCCGGGCGCGCGGTGGAGGAGCTGGGCGGCGTCCGCGATCTGCGGGTGGAGGGCCCCAGGCCCCCGAAGGCCGCGCCCGCTCCCGCGCGCACCGGCGCCACCGTGGAGCTGCCGCGCTTCGAGAAGGGCGACGAGATCGCCACCCGGGTCGCCTTCGGCAAGGCGCTGGTCGCCCTGGGCGTGCGGCCCGACGTCGTCGCGCTGGACGCGGAGGTCGGCAACTCCACGCACTCCGAGGACTTCAAGAAGGCGTACCCCGACCGCTTCTTCCAGACGTACATCGCCGAACAGCAGATGATCGCCGAGGCCGTCGGCATGGCCGTGCGCGGCTTCCGTCCGTACGCCACCACGTTCGCCGCGTTCCTCACCCGGGCGCACGACTTCATCCGCATGGCCGCCGTCTCGGACATCACGATGGCGCTGTGCGGCACCCACAGCGGGGTGGAGATCGGCGCGGACGGCCCCTCCCAGATGGGCGTCGAGGACCTGGCCATGATGCGCGCGGTGCGCGGCTCGACCGTGCTCTACCCGAGCGACGCCACCTCGGCGGCGGCCCTGACCGTGGCGATGGCCGACATCGACGGCATCTCGTACCTGCGCACCACGCGCGGCGCCTACCCGGTGCTGTACGGGAACGAGGAGACGTTCCCCGTCGGCGGCTCCAAGACCCTGCGCCACGGCGACGACGACCAGGTCACCCTGGTCGGCGCCGGTGTCACGCTGCACGAGTGCCTGGCCGCGGCCGGCCTGCTGGCCGAACGGGGCGTACGGGCCCGGGTCATCGACCTCTACTCCGTCAAGCCGCTCGACGCCGAGGCGCTGGCGCTCGCGGCGCGGGAGACCGGGGCCCTGGTCGTGGTCGAGGACCACCACCCCGAGGGCGGGATCGGCGAGGCGGTGCTGTCCTCGCTCGCGGAGTCCGGCAGCCACCCGGCCTTCGTCCACCTCGCCGGGAGCGACCTCCCCGGTTCCGGCACCACGAGCGAGCTGCTCGACGCCGCCGGGATCTCCCGCACGCACATCGCGGAGGCGGCACAGCGGCTGGTCAAGTAG
- a CDS encoding cellulase family glycosylhydrolase — MKQPPRRSLLAAVAALVTGMAGALLSVLGPVSPAQAADTGLHVSDGRLYEANGTEFVMRGVNHAHAWYPERTSAISDIAAKGANTVRVVLGSGDRWTRTSASEVSSIVAQCKAAKVICVLEVHDTTGYGEDSAATTLDKAADYWIGVKSALEGQEDYVVVNIGNEPFGNTGYDGWTSATKSAIGKLRGAGLRHALMVDAPNWGQDWSGTMRDNAASVFAADPDRNTVFSIHMYGVYDTATEVQDYLNHFVSNKLPIVVGEFGNMHSDGNPDEDAIMATAQSLRVGYLGWSWSGNGSGVEYLDLVNGFDPNSLTSWGDRLFNGSNGIVATSVRATVYGGGSTGGTGTAPNGYPYCASASSDPDGDGWGWENSRSCVVRGGPADR, encoded by the coding sequence ATGAAGCAACCACCCCGAAGGTCCCTGCTCGCCGCCGTGGCCGCACTGGTCACCGGTATGGCGGGTGCCCTGCTGTCCGTCCTCGGCCCCGTGTCCCCGGCCCAGGCCGCGGACACCGGCCTCCATGTCAGCGACGGCCGTCTGTACGAGGCCAACGGAACCGAGTTCGTGATGCGCGGCGTCAACCACGCGCACGCCTGGTACCCGGAGCGGACCAGCGCCATCTCCGACATCGCCGCCAAGGGCGCCAACACCGTCCGGGTCGTCCTGGGCAGCGGCGACCGGTGGACGAGGACCAGCGCGTCCGAGGTCTCCTCGATCGTCGCCCAGTGCAAGGCCGCCAAGGTCATCTGCGTCCTGGAGGTGCACGACACCACCGGCTACGGCGAGGACTCCGCCGCCACCACCCTGGACAAGGCGGCCGACTACTGGATCGGCGTCAAGAGTGCGCTGGAGGGCCAGGAGGACTACGTCGTCGTCAACATCGGCAACGAGCCCTTCGGCAACACCGGCTACGATGGCTGGACTTCGGCGACCAAGAGCGCCATCGGCAAGCTCCGGGGCGCCGGGCTGCGGCACGCCCTGATGGTGGACGCCCCGAACTGGGGCCAGGACTGGTCCGGCACGATGCGGGACAACGCCGCTTCGGTGTTCGCCGCCGACCCCGACCGGAACACCGTCTTCTCCATCCACATGTACGGGGTCTACGACACGGCCACCGAGGTCCAGGACTACCTGAACCACTTCGTGAGCAACAAACTGCCCATCGTGGTCGGCGAGTTCGGGAACATGCACAGCGACGGGAACCCCGACGAGGACGCGATCATGGCCACGGCCCAGTCCCTGCGGGTCGGCTATCTCGGCTGGTCCTGGAGCGGCAACGGCAGCGGGGTCGAATACCTCGACCTGGTCAACGGCTTCGACCCGAACTCGCTGACCAGCTGGGGCGACCGCCTGTTCAACGGCAGCAACGGCATCGTCGCCACCTCCGTGCGCGCCACGGTCTACGGCGGCGGTTCGACCGGCGGCACGGGCACCGCCCCGAACGGCTACCCGTACTGCGCCAGCGCCTCGTCCGACCCCGACGGCGACGGCTGGGGCTGGGAGAACAGCCGCTCCTGCGTCGTACGGGGCGGCCCGGCCGACCGCTGA
- a CDS encoding ROK family protein, with translation MVYGALDIGGTKIAGALVDESGTVIARARRPTPARRPAHEPAAAVTAVLDELAAHPAWAELTCLGIASAGPVDAAGGTVSPVNIPAWRRFPLVELVRTHPATPAGIGPVLVGDAVAMTAAEHWLGAARGVANALCMVVSTGVGGGLVLDGRVHGGRTGNAGHIGHITVDLNGPRCPCGAPGCVETFASGTAIAAHARALGWTAPRGGVSDAAAVAEAARGGDERARAAFGRAAQALAAAIAATAALVELERVVVGGGVAQAGEVLFAPLRRRLADYAVLDFVRDLPVVPAALALDAGLVGAAAAAAGARAAGPVPALRL, from the coding sequence ATGGTGTACGGAGCACTTGACATCGGCGGGACCAAGATCGCCGGAGCGCTCGTCGACGAGAGCGGGACCGTGATCGCGCGGGCGCGCCGTCCCACCCCGGCCCGGCGGCCGGCGCACGAGCCGGCCGCGGCCGTCACCGCTGTGCTGGACGAGCTGGCGGCACATCCGGCCTGGGCGGAGCTCACCTGCCTCGGCATAGCCAGCGCGGGCCCGGTCGACGCGGCCGGAGGCACCGTGAGCCCCGTGAACATTCCTGCCTGGCGCCGATTCCCGCTGGTCGAGCTGGTGCGCACGCATCCGGCGACGCCGGCGGGCATCGGGCCCGTGCTCGTCGGCGACGCGGTGGCGATGACCGCCGCCGAACACTGGCTCGGTGCCGCACGCGGCGTCGCCAACGCCCTGTGCATGGTGGTCTCCACGGGAGTGGGCGGCGGGCTGGTCCTGGACGGACGGGTACACGGCGGCCGGACGGGCAACGCCGGTCACATCGGCCACATCACGGTCGACCTCAACGGTCCCCGCTGCCCCTGCGGCGCGCCCGGGTGTGTGGAGACCTTCGCCAGCGGGACGGCCATAGCGGCGCATGCCCGCGCCCTGGGGTGGACGGCTCCGCGCGGTGGGGTGTCCGACGCCGCGGCGGTCGCCGAAGCGGCCCGGGGCGGCGACGAGCGGGCGCGTGCGGCCTTTGGGCGTGCCGCGCAGGCCCTGGCCGCCGCGATCGCCGCGACGGCGGCGCTCGTGGAGCTGGAGCGCGTGGTCGTCGGGGGCGGTGTCGCCCAGGCGGGGGAAGTCCTGTTCGCCCCGCTGCGACGGCGGCTGGCCGACTACGCCGTGCTCGACTTCGTCCGGGACCTTCCCGTCGTCCCCGCCGCCCTGGCGCTGGACGCCGGGCTCGTCGGCGCGGCTGCCGCGGCAGCGGGCGCGCGGGCCGCCGGCCCCGTACCCGCCCTTCGCCTCTGA
- a CDS encoding sugar ABC transporter permease, whose amino-acid sequence MTETTEAVSVKTHRATPSRRGPSPTGDSPRVPGSRGRTLRRATPWLFLAAPLALLITFTYVPVGNMIYYSFTDWDGISPDRNFTGLDNYVQIFTRPELFRVFFVSVYYLAASAVQIVIALYFATVLSFDLRFRNLFKGLLFFPYLINGVAIGFVFLYFFQDGGTLDTVLSWFGQNPGHAWLGDPGSANTSLAGVSVWRYTGLNFVLFLGAIQSIPGELYEAAQLDGATRWQQFRHIIAPSIRPVLSLSVILAISGSLAVFEIPWIMTGGATGTSTFVIQTVKLAFQFNKTGLASAAAVVLLLIILLITWIQRRLVPDEKVDLV is encoded by the coding sequence ATGACCGAGACGACCGAGGCGGTGAGCGTGAAGACGCACCGTGCGACGCCTTCGCGGCGCGGCCCCTCCCCCACCGGCGACAGCCCACGCGTACCCGGGTCCCGGGGCCGGACGCTCCGCCGTGCGACGCCCTGGCTGTTCCTGGCGGCGCCGCTGGCCCTCCTGATCACGTTCACCTACGTGCCGGTGGGCAACATGATCTATTACAGCTTCACCGACTGGGACGGGATCAGCCCCGACCGGAACTTCACCGGCCTGGACAACTACGTCCAGATCTTCACCCGGCCCGAGCTCTTCCGGGTGTTCTTCGTCAGCGTCTACTACCTGGCGGCGTCCGCGGTCCAGATCGTGATCGCGCTCTACTTCGCCACGGTGCTCAGCTTCGACCTGCGGTTCCGCAACCTGTTCAAGGGGCTGCTCTTCTTCCCCTACCTCATCAACGGCGTGGCCATCGGATTCGTCTTCCTGTACTTCTTCCAGGACGGCGGCACCCTGGACACGGTGCTGTCCTGGTTCGGCCAGAACCCCGGTCACGCCTGGCTGGGCGACCCCGGCTCTGCCAACACCTCACTCGCCGGCGTCTCGGTGTGGCGTTACACGGGCCTCAACTTCGTACTGTTCCTCGGCGCGATCCAGTCCATTCCGGGCGAGCTGTACGAGGCGGCCCAGCTGGACGGCGCGACCAGGTGGCAGCAGTTCCGGCACATCATCGCCCCGAGCATCAGGCCCGTGCTGAGCCTGAGCGTCATCCTCGCGATCTCCGGGTCGCTCGCGGTGTTCGAGATTCCCTGGATCATGACCGGCGGTGCGACGGGCACCTCGACGTTCGTCATCCAGACCGTGAAGCTCGCGTTCCAGTTCAACAAGACCGGGCTGGCATCGGCGGCCGCCGTGGTGCTGCTGCTGATCATTCTGCTGATCACCTGGATCCAGCGCCGGCTCGTGCCCGACGAAAAGGTGGACCTCGTATGA
- a CDS encoding carbohydrate ABC transporter permease, with product MTTAPQTTTPQTTAMKTAGRSRTAPGPRRVRLRGRIGRTLVYVSLVVASLVVVLPLAVVLLTSLKTSSEATDGGALSLPGNWLNFDNYATAFSDGQMLTAFGNTLFILLFSITGTVLIGSMTAYAIDRFHFRARKLVMALFLVATLVPGVTTQVATFQVVNSFGLFDTRWAPILLYMGTDIVSIYIFLQFIRGIPVSLDEAARLDGANSFTIYRKIIFPLLKPAVATVVIIKGITVYNDFYIPFLYMPSQELGTVSTALFRFKGPFGAHWENISAGAVLVIVPTLIAFLFLQRYIYNGFAQGATK from the coding sequence ATGACCACGGCTCCGCAGACCACGACTCCGCAGACCACGGCCATGAAGACCGCGGGCCGGTCCCGCACCGCGCCCGGCCCGCGACGCGTCCGGCTGCGTGGCCGCATCGGGCGGACGCTGGTCTACGTGTCGCTCGTCGTCGCCTCGCTGGTGGTGGTACTCCCGCTCGCGGTCGTCCTCCTCACCTCGCTCAAGACCTCCTCGGAGGCGACCGACGGCGGCGCTCTGTCGCTCCCGGGCAACTGGCTGAACTTCGACAACTACGCGACCGCGTTCTCCGACGGCCAGATGCTCACGGCCTTCGGCAACACCCTGTTCATCCTGCTCTTCTCGATCACGGGCACCGTGCTCATCGGCTCGATGACCGCCTATGCCATCGACCGGTTCCACTTCCGGGCCAGGAAGCTCGTGATGGCCCTCTTCCTCGTCGCCACCCTCGTGCCCGGGGTCACCACGCAGGTCGCCACCTTCCAGGTCGTGAACAGCTTCGGCCTGTTCGACACCCGCTGGGCCCCGATTCTGCTGTACATGGGGACGGACATCGTCTCGATCTACATCTTCCTGCAGTTCATCCGGGGCATCCCGGTGTCCCTGGACGAGGCCGCACGGCTGGACGGGGCGAACTCGTTCACCATCTACCGCAAGATCATTTTCCCGCTGCTCAAGCCGGCGGTCGCGACCGTGGTGATCATCAAGGGGATCACCGTCTACAACGACTTCTACATCCCCTTCCTCTACATGCCGTCCCAGGAACTCGGCACGGTCTCCACCGCCCTGTTCCGCTTCAAGGGACCCTTCGGAGCGCACTGGGAGAACATCTCCGCGGGGGCCGTGCTCGTCATCGTGCCCACCCTGATCGCCTTCCTGTTCCTCCAGCGCTACATCTACAACGGCTTCGCCCAGGGAGCCACGAAGTAG
- a CDS encoding LD-carboxypeptidase, with the protein MTLPPSTPAPSTLGPLTRPARLRPGARVAVVSPSGPVPADRLEPGLDILRGWGLDPVPMPHVLDVHRQLDYLAGTDEGRARDIRDAWCDPSVDAVICARGGYGAHRMVDLVDWAAVRAAGPKAFVGYSDVTVLHEAFALRTGFATLHGPMVGTETFLKDPRTQESLRATLFEPETRLTLGLEEARALVPGRARGITYGGCVSLLAADLGTPHGRASARGGLLVIEDTTEDPYSLDRILTQLLRAGALDGVAGVACGSWAGCGPYEKVRAVLADRLGGLGVPVVEELGFGHGPTALTIPLGVPAVLDAPADGGPATLTVEVPALI; encoded by the coding sequence ATGACCCTCCCCCCGTCGACCCCCGCCCCGTCGACCCTCGGCCCGCTGACCCGTCCCGCACGGCTGCGCCCCGGGGCCAGGGTCGCCGTCGTCTCCCCGAGCGGACCTGTGCCCGCCGACCGGCTGGAACCCGGCCTCGATATCCTGCGCGGCTGGGGTCTCGACCCCGTACCGATGCCCCATGTGCTCGATGTACACAGGCAGTTGGACTACCTCGCCGGTACGGACGAGGGCCGGGCCCGGGACATCCGGGACGCCTGGTGCGACCCGTCCGTGGACGCGGTGATCTGCGCGCGCGGCGGCTACGGGGCACACCGCATGGTGGACCTGGTGGACTGGGCGGCGGTGCGGGCGGCCGGCCCCAAGGCGTTCGTCGGCTACAGCGATGTCACCGTGCTCCACGAGGCGTTCGCGCTGCGGACCGGGTTCGCCACCCTGCACGGGCCCATGGTGGGGACCGAGACCTTCCTCAAGGACCCGCGCACCCAGGAGTCGCTGCGCGCCACCCTCTTCGAGCCGGAGACCCGGCTGACCCTGGGCCTGGAGGAGGCGCGGGCGCTGGTGCCGGGCCGGGCACGCGGCATCACCTACGGCGGCTGTGTCAGCCTGCTCGCCGCCGACCTGGGCACCCCGCACGGCCGCGCCTCGGCCCGGGGCGGGCTGCTCGTCATCGAGGACACCACCGAGGACCCGTACAGCCTCGACCGCATCCTCACCCAGCTGCTGCGGGCCGGGGCGCTGGACGGCGTCGCCGGGGTGGCCTGCGGGTCCTGGGCGGGGTGCGGACCGTACGAGAAGGTGCGGGCGGTCCTGGCGGACCGGCTCGGCGGGCTGGGCGTCCCGGTCGTCGAGGAACTGGGCTTCGGGCACGGGCCCACCGCGCTCACGATCCCCCTCGGCGTCCCGGCGGTGCTCGACGCCCCGGCGGACGGCGGCCCGGCCACCCTCACGGTCGAGGTGCCCGCGCTGATCTGA